From the Paludisphaera mucosa genome, one window contains:
- the menC gene encoding o-succinylbenzoate synthase: MFTSTSPIERVVVTRIQIPMKSSWPEATGGAGVKESVLVSIETALGVAHGESSPPPAGVGPSLDAVWEELTGTIAPKLLGLSVDCTERIGEAAASWRTSPTATAGAETALWDLLGQEHRVTVAQLLGADETQIRMGVESGLALGLYPSVVELLEAIEAHIGEGYRRIKIRIAPGRDLEFVRAIRQHFLDVELMVDGGGEYSAADADLFRELDDLDLLMIEQPFAPGDLAALAELQKDLVTPICIDETADSHDRTAEAIRRGSCRIVNLKIQRIGGLGAARAMHDLCFQHGVACWVGSTPEFGLGQAYGVHLGTLANCKYPSDIEPSARWFVDDFVAPAFEMSSPGVFAVPNRPGVGVQVDLQKVHRYKVRQQEFTRTVSA, translated from the coding sequence GTGTTCACATCCACCAGCCCCATCGAGCGGGTCGTCGTGACGCGGATTCAGATCCCGATGAAATCCTCGTGGCCCGAGGCGACGGGCGGGGCCGGCGTCAAGGAGTCCGTCCTGGTCTCGATCGAGACCGCCCTCGGCGTCGCCCACGGCGAAAGCTCGCCCCCGCCGGCCGGGGTCGGCCCCTCCCTCGACGCCGTCTGGGAAGAGCTGACGGGGACGATCGCGCCGAAGCTCCTGGGACTCTCCGTCGACTGCACCGAGCGGATCGGCGAGGCCGCCGCCTCCTGGAGGACCAGCCCGACGGCCACGGCCGGCGCGGAGACGGCCCTCTGGGATCTTCTTGGGCAGGAGCATCGCGTCACGGTCGCCCAGCTCCTGGGGGCGGACGAGACGCAGATCCGCATGGGGGTCGAATCCGGCCTCGCCCTGGGGCTCTACCCCTCGGTCGTCGAGCTGCTGGAGGCGATCGAGGCCCACATCGGCGAGGGCTACCGCCGCATCAAGATCCGGATCGCCCCCGGCCGCGACCTGGAATTCGTCCGGGCCATCCGCCAGCATTTCCTGGACGTCGAGCTGATGGTCGACGGCGGCGGCGAGTACTCGGCGGCCGACGCCGACCTCTTCCGCGAGCTGGACGACCTGGACCTGCTGATGATCGAGCAGCCGTTCGCCCCCGGCGACCTCGCCGCCCTGGCCGAGTTGCAGAAGGACCTCGTGACGCCGATCTGCATCGACGAGACGGCCGACTCCCACGACCGGACCGCCGAAGCCATCCGCCGCGGCTCGTGCCGGATCGTGAACCTCAAGATCCAGCGCATCGGGGGCCTCGGCGCGGCGAGGGCCATGCACGACCTCTGCTTCCAGCACGGCGTCGCCTGCTGGGTGGGCTCGACGCCCGAGTTCGGGCTGGGCCAGGCCTACGGCGTCCACCTCGGCACGCTCGCCAACTGCAAGTATCCCAGCGACATCGAGCCGAGCGCCCGCTGGTTCGTCGACGACTTCGTGGCCCCGGCGTTCGAAATGTCGTCCCCGGGCGTCTTCGCCGTCCCCAACCGGCCGGGCGTCGGCGTGCAGGTGGACCTCCAGAAGGTCCACCGCTACAAGGTCCGGCAGCAGGAATTCACGCGAACCGTCTCCGCCTGA
- the ribD gene encoding bifunctional diaminohydroxyphosphoribosylaminopyrimidine deaminase/5-amino-6-(5-phosphoribosylamino)uracil reductase RibD produces the protein MDERDLVWMRKALDEAAKGRGRVEPNPMVGAVVVQEDRLIAVGHHQRFGGPHAEVLALEAAGDQARGATLYVTLEPCCHFGKTPPCTEAILRAGVARVVAAHRDPFPKVAGGGLARLREAGVEVAAGVGAAAAVDLNAPYLKRVLTGSPYVIAKWAMTLDGKTAAAGGDSRWISSPESRAEVHAVRGRVDGIVVGVGTVLADDPQLTARPPGLRSPTRIVMDSRGRTPLDSHLARTAREVATLIVVGAEAPSEAIDALRASGCEVLSLPEARRPHVDRLLSELGRRGMTNVLLEGGGVVLAAFFEIGAVDEVDVFIAPLIEGGDHARTAVRGVGRRLMSDSLRLQNVRRSLVADDVRIQGEVSHQWREHLDDRLTSCPGQVANPT, from the coding sequence ATGGACGAACGGGACCTTGTTTGGATGCGAAAGGCCCTTGACGAGGCCGCGAAGGGACGGGGGCGCGTCGAGCCCAACCCGATGGTGGGGGCCGTCGTCGTCCAGGAGGATCGACTCATCGCGGTGGGGCACCACCAACGCTTCGGCGGCCCTCACGCCGAGGTCCTCGCGCTGGAAGCCGCCGGCGACCAGGCCCGCGGGGCGACGCTTTACGTCACGCTCGAACCGTGCTGCCACTTCGGCAAGACTCCCCCGTGCACCGAAGCGATCCTCCGGGCCGGCGTGGCGCGGGTCGTCGCGGCCCATCGCGACCCCTTCCCCAAAGTCGCCGGCGGTGGGCTGGCCCGGCTTCGCGAGGCCGGCGTCGAGGTTGCGGCGGGGGTCGGGGCCGCGGCCGCCGTCGACCTGAACGCGCCCTACCTGAAGCGCGTCCTCACGGGGTCGCCTTACGTCATCGCCAAGTGGGCGATGACGCTGGACGGCAAGACGGCGGCGGCCGGCGGCGACAGTCGATGGATCTCCTCGCCGGAGTCGCGTGCGGAGGTGCATGCGGTACGCGGCCGGGTCGACGGGATCGTGGTCGGCGTCGGCACCGTCCTCGCCGACGATCCCCAGCTCACCGCTCGGCCTCCGGGCCTGCGCTCGCCGACCCGCATCGTGATGGACTCCCGCGGACGCACCCCGCTGGATTCCCACCTCGCGCGTACGGCCCGCGAAGTTGCGACCCTCATCGTCGTGGGGGCCGAGGCCCCCTCGGAGGCCATCGACGCGCTTCGTGCGTCGGGCTGCGAAGTCCTCTCGCTCCCCGAAGCGCGCCGGCCGCACGTCGATCGGCTCTTGTCGGAACTGGGGCGAAGGGGGATGACGAACGTGCTGCTCGAAGGGGGCGGCGTCGTGCTGGCGGCCTTCTTCGAGATCGGGGCGGTCGACGAGGTCGACGTCTTCATCGCCCCGCTGATCGAGGGGGGGGATCATGCGAGGACCGCCGTCCGCGGCGTGGGTCGGCGGCTCATGAGCGATTCGCTGCGTCTTCAAAACGTGCGACGCTCACTCGTCGCCGACGACGTGCGGATCCAGGGCGAGGTCTCCCACCAATGGCGTGAGCACCTGGACGATCGACTGACGTCGTGTCCGGGACAGGTGGCCAACCCGACTTGA
- a CDS encoding alpha/beta hydrolase, giving the protein MMGIRGRIRLLTRSCLAGLLLLGGAYLAVSCLTAERLTRATNQPLQVDPCRLSPDAEPWLTRTQDGLTLRGWRLVSGERRRLIVLVHGMWSSWLEMASLGRDLHEAGYDVLLFDLRGHGQSDPSRLSLGSRERADVRAVLRWAHEAGYEDDRIGWLGYSMGAATLILEAAQNPSIHAAVIDSPYGDLPKLLESQLSKHSRLPGWFNPGILTCARLLYGLRTEELVPIAAAASWGDRPMLLIHGESDTTVPVDQARTLGRAVGAACLTTFLPGVEHVQAYRSDPGGYVAMIARFFDDNLGP; this is encoded by the coding sequence ATGATGGGAATCCGCGGCCGGATCCGCCTCCTCACCCGATCGTGCCTCGCAGGCCTGCTCCTCCTGGGCGGGGCCTACCTGGCGGTCTCCTGCCTGACGGCCGAACGCCTGACGCGGGCGACGAACCAACCCCTGCAAGTCGACCCCTGCCGGCTGAGCCCCGACGCCGAGCCCTGGTTGACGCGCACCCAGGACGGCCTGACCCTGCGCGGCTGGCGTCTCGTCAGCGGCGAGCGCCGTCGGCTGATCGTGCTCGTCCACGGGATGTGGAGTTCCTGGCTGGAGATGGCCTCGCTGGGGCGAGACCTCCACGAAGCGGGGTATGACGTCCTCTTGTTCGACCTCCGCGGGCACGGGCAGAGCGACCCGTCGCGACTCTCGCTGGGCAGCCGCGAGCGGGCCGACGTCCGTGCGGTGCTCCGGTGGGCCCATGAGGCCGGCTATGAGGACGATCGGATCGGTTGGCTCGGCTATTCGATGGGGGCGGCCACCCTGATCCTCGAGGCGGCGCAGAACCCGTCGATCCACGCCGCGGTGATCGACAGCCCCTACGGCGACCTGCCCAAGCTGCTCGAAAGCCAGCTCAGCAAGCACAGCCGGCTCCCCGGGTGGTTCAATCCGGGGATCCTCACCTGCGCCCGGCTGCTTTACGGGCTGCGGACCGAGGAGCTGGTCCCGATCGCGGCCGCGGCGTCGTGGGGCGATCGGCCCATGCTCCTGATCCACGGCGAGTCCGACACCACCGTCCCCGTCGACCAGGCCCGCACGCTCGGCCGGGCCGTCGGCGCGGCCTGCCTCACCACGTTCCTGCCGGGAGTCGAGCACGTCCAGGCCTATCGCTCGGACCCGGGCGGCTACGTGGCCATGATCGCGCGGTTCTTTGACGACAACCTGGGGCCGTAG
- a CDS encoding chemotaxis protein CheB, whose protein sequence is MSAPRAHAVAVGASAGALEALAAILPALPADYPLPVLVVVHLPSDRKSLLAGLLQGKCRVVVKEAEDKEPIIGGSVYLAPPDYHLLVEPDRRLSLSGEEAVLFSRPSIDVLFETAAEAYGPALVGIVLTGANRDGARGLRAIRDSGGVALVQTPETALASAMPEAALAACPDASPMSLQEIADYLLGIVGRS, encoded by the coding sequence GTGAGCGCCCCGCGAGCCCATGCGGTGGCCGTGGGGGCGTCGGCCGGCGCGCTCGAGGCGCTCGCCGCGATCCTGCCGGCCCTGCCCGCGGACTATCCGCTGCCCGTGCTGGTGGTCGTCCATCTGCCGTCCGATCGGAAGAGCCTGCTGGCCGGCCTCCTCCAGGGCAAGTGCCGGGTCGTCGTCAAGGAAGCCGAGGATAAGGAACCCATCATCGGCGGGAGCGTCTACCTCGCGCCGCCCGACTACCACCTGCTGGTCGAGCCCGACCGCCGGCTGTCGCTCTCCGGCGAGGAGGCCGTCCTCTTCTCGCGGCCTTCCATCGACGTCCTCTTCGAGACCGCGGCCGAGGCGTACGGCCCCGCGCTCGTCGGCATCGTCCTCACGGGCGCGAACCGGGACGGGGCCCGGGGTTTGCGTGCGATCCGAGACTCGGGCGGAGTCGCCCTGGTCCAGACGCCCGAGACCGCCCTGGCGTCGGCGATGCCGGAGGCCGCACTGGCCGCCTGCCCCGACGCGTCGCCGATGAGCTTGCAGGAGATCGCCGACTATCTTCTTGGTATCGTAGGCCGGTCATGA
- a CDS encoding YkgJ family cysteine cluster protein, which yields MSGGRADEPWYKDGLSFTCTRCGACCTGAPGYVWVTADEVADLARLRGETPDEFSLRFVRKVGRRYSLIERPGGDCIFWDREAGCTVYEARPVQCRTWPFWPENVETPEDWEAVTEICPGSGKGRRYSADEIITSIGMVRE from the coding sequence ATGAGCGGTGGTCGAGCCGACGAGCCGTGGTACAAGGACGGCCTGTCGTTCACGTGCACGCGCTGCGGCGCCTGCTGCACCGGCGCGCCCGGCTACGTCTGGGTGACGGCCGATGAGGTGGCGGACCTCGCCCGACTTCGCGGCGAGACGCCCGACGAGTTCTCGCTGCGGTTCGTCCGCAAGGTCGGCCGGCGCTACAGCCTCATCGAACGTCCGGGGGGCGACTGCATCTTCTGGGATCGCGAGGCCGGCTGCACGGTCTACGAGGCCCGGCCCGTCCAGTGCCGCACCTGGCCCTTCTGGCCTGAGAACGTCGAGACCCCCGAGGACTGGGAGGCCGTCACCGAGATCTGCCCCGGCTCGGGCAAGGGGCGTCGCTATTCGGCCGACGAGATCATCACGTCGATCGGCATGGTCCGCGAATGA
- a CDS encoding M24 family metallopeptidase, which yields MLDLASIQESLREFGFEGWLLYDFRGVNVPARRLLGLEGVPAGSRRFFYMIPARGEPRKLVHAIETKALDHLPGEKTIYRSWPGLEEGLSHLIDGARRIAMEYAPNLSNPYISRVDGGTIEYVRKLGVEVTSSGDLIQLYEAAWDEDQWGMHLEAEKVTTSAYDVAWGFIADRTRDGGSVRETEVQAAILDHFAKHNLTTYSPPNVSVGPHSGDPHYEPTAGGDAAIHAGDFVLIDLWGKLKRPRSVYSDLTRVGYVGDATPDKYEKIFQIVAASRDAAIALVREAYAAGRPLRGFEVDDAAREVIRRAGYESSFIHRTGHNIGQEVHGNGANMDNLETHDERLVLPRTCFSIEPGIYFEDFGIRSEINVFIDAARTVHVTGGLQKAVVPILA from the coding sequence ATGTTGGACCTGGCGTCGATTCAGGAGAGTCTTCGTGAGTTCGGCTTCGAGGGCTGGCTGCTCTACGACTTCCGAGGCGTCAACGTCCCCGCCCGGCGATTGCTCGGCCTGGAAGGCGTTCCGGCGGGCTCGAGGCGCTTCTTTTACATGATCCCCGCCCGCGGCGAGCCGCGCAAGCTCGTCCACGCCATCGAGACGAAGGCCCTCGACCACCTGCCTGGCGAGAAGACCATCTATCGCTCCTGGCCCGGTCTTGAAGAAGGACTCTCCCACCTGATCGACGGCGCCAGGCGCATCGCCATGGAATACGCGCCGAATCTTTCGAACCCTTACATATCCCGGGTGGACGGCGGAACGATCGAATACGTGCGCAAGTTGGGCGTCGAGGTGACGTCGTCCGGCGACCTGATCCAGCTCTACGAGGCGGCCTGGGATGAGGATCAATGGGGGATGCACCTGGAAGCCGAGAAGGTGACGACTTCCGCCTATGACGTCGCCTGGGGTTTCATCGCCGATCGCACGCGAGACGGGGGATCGGTTCGCGAAACCGAGGTCCAGGCGGCCATCCTCGACCACTTCGCGAAACACAACCTGACGACCTACAGCCCTCCGAACGTGTCGGTCGGTCCGCATAGCGGCGATCCCCACTATGAGCCGACGGCCGGGGGCGACGCCGCGATCCATGCGGGCGATTTCGTCCTCATCGACCTGTGGGGCAAGTTGAAGCGGCCGCGGTCGGTCTACAGCGATCTGACCCGCGTCGGCTACGTCGGCGACGCGACGCCGGACAAGTACGAAAAGATCTTCCAGATCGTCGCCGCCTCGCGCGACGCCGCGATCGCGCTCGTCAGGGAAGCTTATGCGGCGGGGAGGCCCCTGCGCGGCTTCGAAGTCGACGACGCCGCGCGCGAGGTCATTCGTCGGGCCGGCTACGAGTCTTCCTTCATCCATCGCACCGGCCACAACATCGGGCAAGAGGTCCACGGCAACGGGGCGAACATGGACAACCTGGAAACCCACGACGAGAGGCTGGTCCTTCCGCGCACCTGCTTCTCGATCGAGCCCGGGATCTACTTCGAGGACTTCGGGATTCGCAGCGAGATCAACGTCTTCATTGACGCCGCGAGGACGGTCCACGTCACCGGCGGGCTCCAGAAGGCCGTCGTCCCGATCCTCGCCTGA
- the lpxA gene encoding acyl-ACP--UDP-N-acetylglucosamine O-acyltransferase, translating to MALMISEMVHATAIIDPEAVLAADVQVGPYAIIEGAVHIGPGCVVEAHACLCGPLVMGRNNVVGHGAVLGKGPQHRGYRDEPTGVRIGDHNVFREFVTIHRGTAQGAGETVVGDHNLFMCSSHLGHDVRVGDHCTVVNNALVAGHVTLNDACILSGNTAVQQRVRVGRLAMLGGMGSSSKDIPPFILQQGYNCVTGLNLVGLRRAGVSNQTINALRQAFRILYREGRTISAALDRIAADFGETAEVAEFLDFIRNSKIGINPARSSDRENYDIN from the coding sequence ATGGCGCTGATGATCTCGGAAATGGTGCACGCGACGGCCATTATCGACCCCGAAGCCGTGCTCGCGGCCGACGTCCAGGTCGGCCCTTACGCGATCATCGAAGGGGCGGTCCATATCGGCCCCGGATGCGTCGTCGAGGCCCACGCCTGCCTGTGCGGCCCGCTCGTCATGGGTCGGAACAACGTCGTCGGCCACGGCGCGGTCCTGGGCAAGGGGCCGCAGCACCGCGGCTATCGCGACGAGCCCACGGGCGTCCGGATCGGCGACCACAACGTCTTCCGCGAGTTCGTCACCATCCATCGCGGCACGGCCCAGGGCGCGGGCGAGACGGTCGTCGGCGACCACAACCTCTTCATGTGCAGCTCCCACCTCGGCCACGACGTCCGCGTGGGCGACCACTGCACGGTCGTCAACAACGCCCTCGTCGCCGGCCACGTCACGCTGAACGACGCCTGCATCCTGTCGGGCAACACGGCCGTCCAGCAGCGGGTCCGGGTCGGCCGGCTCGCAATGCTCGGCGGGATGGGCTCCTCGTCCAAGGACATCCCCCCGTTCATCCTCCAGCAGGGCTACAACTGCGTGACGGGCTTGAACCTGGTGGGCCTGCGGCGGGCCGGCGTCTCCAACCAAACGATCAACGCCCTGCGCCAGGCGTTCCGCATCCTCTACCGCGAGGGGCGTACGATCTCGGCGGCCCTGGACCGCATCGCGGCCGACTTCGGCGAGACGGCCGAGGTGGCCGAATTCCTGGACTTCATCCGGAATTCCAAGATCGGGATCAATCCGGCGCGTTCCAGCGACCGCGAGAATTACGACATCAACTGA
- a CDS encoding CheR family methyltransferase: protein MLDACEDIEFRLLLEAVLRKYHYDFRGYSTASLKRRLRQARDQLGCFTFSQLQDRVLHEPGVLPQLLSFLTVQVSELFRDPAYFRVIREQVVPYLKTYPSLKVWVAGCGAGEEFYSLAILFREEGLEDRVLIYGTDVNPEALRKAEAGVYELDRIPLFTENHRRSGGRSSLSDYYTAAYGWAVFDKSLRRRAVFSDHSLAVDEVFAEVQFISCRNVLISFDGPLQDRATGLFKDSLARRGFLGLGARESLRFSCHAEAFAEFAFDERIYQKRVDP from the coding sequence TTGCTCGACGCTTGCGAGGACATCGAGTTCCGCCTGCTGCTGGAGGCCGTCCTCCGCAAGTACCACTACGATTTCCGAGGCTACTCGACGGCGTCGCTCAAGCGTCGGCTCCGGCAGGCTCGCGACCAACTGGGATGTTTTACGTTCTCCCAGCTCCAGGACCGGGTTCTCCACGAGCCCGGCGTCCTTCCCCAGCTCCTGTCGTTCCTCACGGTGCAAGTGAGCGAGCTCTTTCGCGATCCCGCCTACTTCCGGGTGATCCGCGAGCAGGTGGTCCCCTACCTCAAGACCTACCCTTCGCTCAAGGTCTGGGTCGCCGGCTGCGGCGCGGGGGAGGAATTCTATTCCCTGGCGATCCTCTTCCGCGAGGAAGGTCTGGAAGACCGCGTGCTCATCTACGGCACCGACGTCAACCCGGAGGCGCTCCGCAAGGCCGAGGCCGGCGTTTATGAACTGGACCGCATCCCGCTCTTCACCGAGAATCATCGGAGATCGGGGGGGCGGTCGTCCCTCTCGGACTATTACACGGCCGCCTACGGCTGGGCGGTCTTCGACAAGAGCCTGAGGCGTCGGGCCGTCTTCTCGGACCACAGCCTGGCGGTCGACGAGGTGTTCGCCGAGGTCCAGTTCATCTCCTGCCGCAACGTCCTGATCTCCTTCGACGGGCCGCTGCAGGACCGCGCGACCGGCCTCTTCAAGGACTCGCTCGCCCGTCGGGGCTTCCTGGGGCTGGGAGCCAGGGAGAGCCTGCGGTTCTCGTGCCACGCCGAGGCCTTCGCGGAATTCGCCTTCGACGAGCGGATCTATCAGAAACGAGTTGACCCGTGA
- a CDS encoding redox-sensing transcriptional repressor Rex, translating to MDLSRNGHPNTKPAPKAVVGRVSLYLRQLESLQRQGLTKTSSHQLGEPFGIKNAQVRKDLAFFGQFGRPGIGYHINDLILVLRRILGVDKDWPLILVGLGNLGRALLRYRGFQSRRFHIVAIFDTDPKKIGQTYQGVTVEPLDALRKGIAAHKTSLALLCVPADAAQRVADLMIAVGIRGILNFAPVPLAVPPQVSVIAVDLSIQLENLAYKVQGSLDGVSWAG from the coding sequence GTGGATCTCTCACGAAACGGGCATCCCAATACGAAGCCGGCTCCTAAAGCCGTCGTGGGACGGGTCAGCCTCTATCTTCGCCAGCTCGAATCCCTCCAGCGTCAGGGGCTGACGAAGACTTCGAGCCATCAACTCGGCGAGCCCTTCGGGATCAAGAACGCCCAGGTGCGCAAGGACCTCGCTTTCTTCGGCCAGTTCGGCCGTCCCGGCATCGGCTACCACATCAACGACCTGATCCTCGTCCTGCGGCGCATCCTCGGCGTCGACAAGGACTGGCCGCTGATCCTCGTCGGCCTCGGCAATCTCGGCCGCGCGCTCCTGCGATATCGAGGGTTCCAGTCGCGTCGGTTCCACATCGTCGCGATCTTCGACACCGACCCCAAGAAGATCGGCCAGACGTACCAGGGCGTGACCGTCGAGCCGCTCGACGCCCTTCGCAAGGGCATCGCGGCCCACAAGACGAGCCTGGCCCTCCTCTGCGTGCCGGCGGACGCCGCCCAGCGCGTCGCCGACTTGATGATCGCCGTCGGAATCCGGGGCATCCTCAACTTCGCGCCGGTCCCCCTCGCGGTGCCGCCCCAGGTCAGCGTGATCGCGGTCGACCTGAGCATCCAGCTCGAGAACCTGGCGTACAAGGTCCAGGGCTCGCTCGACGGCGTCTCCTGGGCCGGTTGA
- a CDS encoding amidohydrolase family protein, which translates to MAPNRREFLGWTAAAALSAGADAPVSYVDSHVHIWDLDRLRPPWLAGDPQLDHNARWSEYQKASAGVNVVKAVYLEVDVAPHQHEQEARLAIELCRDPSNAITGAVIGGRPAAEDFAAYIEPLAKDPAVKGLRQVLHGATPAGYCLQPRFVDGIRKLGSLGLSFDLCMRHADLPDAAKLVETVPDTAFILDHCGNPPLFGDLTAWKRDVDRIAARPNVVGKVSGIIASVKGRTWHSDDLAPVIRHMLEAFGPDRVLFGGDWPVCTLGAPLQTWITTLAQVVKHIPAENRRKLYHDNAIRVYRLT; encoded by the coding sequence ATGGCCCCCAACCGCCGCGAGTTCCTGGGCTGGACCGCCGCCGCCGCGCTATCCGCAGGCGCCGACGCGCCCGTCTCGTACGTCGACTCCCACGTCCACATCTGGGACCTGGACCGGCTCCGCCCCCCCTGGCTCGCGGGCGATCCTCAGCTCGACCACAATGCGCGATGGAGCGAGTATCAGAAGGCCTCGGCAGGCGTGAACGTCGTGAAGGCGGTGTACCTGGAGGTCGACGTCGCGCCGCACCAGCACGAGCAGGAGGCGCGGCTCGCGATCGAACTCTGCCGCGACCCGAGCAATGCCATCACCGGGGCGGTGATCGGCGGCCGGCCCGCCGCCGAGGACTTCGCCGCCTACATCGAGCCGCTGGCGAAGGATCCGGCCGTCAAGGGACTCCGGCAGGTCCTCCACGGCGCGACGCCGGCCGGCTACTGCCTCCAGCCGCGATTCGTGGACGGGATCCGGAAGCTCGGCTCGCTGGGGCTCAGCTTCGACCTCTGCATGCGGCACGCCGACCTGCCCGACGCGGCGAAGCTTGTCGAGACCGTCCCGGACACCGCGTTCATCCTCGACCATTGCGGCAACCCGCCGCTCTTCGGCGACCTGACCGCATGGAAGCGCGACGTCGACCGGATCGCCGCGCGGCCCAACGTCGTCGGTAAGGTTTCGGGGATCATTGCGTCCGTGAAGGGTCGGACGTGGCATTCCGACGACCTCGCGCCGGTGATCCGCCACATGCTGGAGGCGTTCGGCCCCGACCGCGTCCTGTTCGGCGGCGATTGGCCGGTCTGCACCCTAGGCGCGCCGCTCCAGACCTGGATCACGACCCTGGCCCAGGTCGTGAAGCACATCCCCGCCGAGAATCGGCGGAAGCTCTACCACGACAACGCGATCCGCGTCTACCGCCTGACCTGA
- a CDS encoding HU family DNA-binding protein — translation MTKKEIVKKISEDIGLTQLKTKDIVQRTLDAIIQTLVAEGRIELRNFGVFEVKRRAPRKARNPRTGDKVYVPSKNVVTFKPGKEMEELVRKMNPDDLPLLEEGSDADLEGNGPVEPVSEPQARTSKD, via the coding sequence GTGACGAAAAAAGAGATCGTGAAGAAAATCTCCGAAGACATCGGACTGACGCAGCTCAAGACCAAGGACATCGTCCAGAGGACCCTGGACGCGATCATCCAGACCCTCGTCGCCGAAGGCCGCATCGAACTCCGGAATTTCGGCGTTTTCGAGGTCAAGCGACGGGCTCCCCGCAAGGCTCGCAACCCCCGGACGGGCGACAAGGTCTACGTCCCGTCCAAGAACGTCGTCACGTTCAAGCCGGGCAAGGAAATGGAAGAGCTGGTCCGAAAGATGAATCCCGACGATCTTCCGCTATTGGAAGAAGGCTCCGATGCCGATCTAGAAGGCAACGGACCCGTCGAGCCGGTCTCCGAGCCCCAGGCGCGTACGTCGAAAGACTGA
- the moaA gene encoding GTP 3',8-cyclase MoaA, producing MPLRNLTETRTHMTPKPRLVDSFGRVHNNLRISVTDRCNIRCVYCMPEKVEFMPRERLLSYEEIARFVAIVAPLGIDKIRLTGGEPLLRKDLDVLVRMIKAIDGVADVGMTTNGMLLAPMARRLRDAGLERINVSLDTLDPGRFERLSRRPGLEDAIEGVLAAKREGFDPVKLNAVIIRGFNEEDIAPLGRFAREHGLEVRFIEYMPLDAGHLWEREKVVFAAEILDVLTREIGPLAPTPDQDPRAPALDYDYLDGGGRVGLIASVSRPFCMSCNRLRLTSDGKIRNCLFALEETDVRDLLRSDTPDEAVARAVAASVAAKWEGHEINTARFIQPDRPMYSIGG from the coding sequence ATGCCGCTTCGCAACCTCACCGAGACGCGCACGCACATGACCCCGAAGCCTCGCCTGGTGGATTCCTTCGGGCGCGTCCACAACAACCTGCGCATCAGCGTCACCGATCGCTGCAACATCCGCTGCGTGTACTGCATGCCGGAGAAGGTCGAGTTCATGCCCCGCGAGCGACTCCTCAGTTATGAGGAGATCGCCCGCTTCGTGGCGATCGTCGCCCCGCTGGGGATCGACAAGATCCGCCTCACCGGGGGCGAGCCCTTGCTCCGCAAGGACCTCGACGTCCTGGTCCGGATGATCAAGGCGATCGACGGCGTCGCCGACGTGGGGATGACGACGAACGGCATGCTGCTCGCCCCGATGGCCCGTCGGCTCCGCGACGCCGGGCTGGAGCGGATCAACGTGAGCCTGGACACGCTCGATCCCGGGCGATTCGAGCGACTCTCGCGCCGGCCGGGGCTCGAAGACGCGATCGAGGGCGTGCTCGCGGCCAAGCGCGAGGGCTTCGACCCGGTGAAGTTGAACGCCGTGATCATCCGCGGCTTCAACGAGGAGGACATCGCCCCGCTGGGCCGGTTCGCCCGCGAGCACGGGCTCGAAGTCCGCTTCATCGAATACATGCCGCTGGACGCCGGCCACCTCTGGGAACGCGAGAAGGTCGTGTTCGCGGCCGAGATCCTCGACGTCCTGACGCGGGAGATCGGCCCGCTCGCCCCCACGCCCGACCAGGACCCGCGCGCCCCGGCGCTCGACTACGACTACCTCGACGGCGGCGGCCGCGTCGGACTCATCGCTTCGGTCAGCCGGCCCTTCTGCATGAGCTGCAACCGGCTGCGGCTGACCTCGGACGGCAAGATTCGGAACTGCCTCTTCGCGCTGGAAGAGACGGACGTTCGCGACCTCCTGCGATCGGACACACCCGACGAGGCCGTCGCGCGGGCGGTCGCCGCCTCGGTCGCGGCCAAGTGGGAAGGGCACGAGATCAACACCGCGCGCTTCATCCAGCCCGACCGGCCGATGTACTCGATCGGCGGCTGA